A region of Pseudomonadota bacterium DNA encodes the following proteins:
- a CDS encoding phospholipid carrier-dependent glycosyltransferase — protein sequence MSSPSLPPAESARTEHTSSPSRLALLFDLTLILALSAGVTWLNVAWAIHNQAPPLSDDNSHLFNSIQMLWQVPACERPTALWLLYPGHYPPLAYQMTFIFYRWLGPHTWVAIASFFPFLAIMGLSMYGIGVGLGRRATGLICALATLCSPVVLDHARTYFLDLPSTAMLALSLCALLYSRGFSRRGWSLLFGVSMALGMLSKWTHPAFVLPLLLYTLHGALTHMYEERWPGLLVALIMAGTVMTMGLYVLESPGVFDGSDLTHGPSFRWTPWLLCAGLLIIGLGSLRRAVRTHPHLETLANLLESFWLSAMAAWPWYYYNGERVREKIVYQAHVQVDTSHGWMTYLQDTSMMVHGAPMLLVAGIAVGLSLPRLRAFTAIFAASVLIDMALTARLPADSRYFMPAVTCVVPLALVWTAHLQELVSAPLSKRLARAFGVSVLLLVAITCLWQVTASEWRHRGFRGLDGPSREQARNDRVYLGALPVLPAMPVPGSFPYDEVLDAVGALDRSPQRWVGVLESSDDASRFQPRSFLYHAAMRQMPLFVVETSDALEHGDNVHDIEQVKTFLVIHRDLDSRKRLLESAMAHGWLPRGTRERGRFTFSPDYVVEIHASAQSLKATSP from the coding sequence GTGTCGTCGCCGTCGCTGCCGCCCGCCGAGTCGGCTCGAACCGAGCACACGAGCAGCCCCTCGCGGCTTGCGCTCTTGTTCGATCTGACACTGATCCTTGCCCTCTCCGCGGGGGTCACGTGGTTGAACGTGGCCTGGGCAATCCACAACCAGGCGCCTCCGCTGAGCGACGACAACAGCCATCTCTTCAACTCGATACAGATGCTGTGGCAGGTGCCAGCATGTGAGCGGCCGACCGCCCTGTGGCTGCTGTACCCTGGCCACTATCCCCCGCTGGCCTACCAGATGACGTTTATCTTCTACCGGTGGTTGGGACCCCACACGTGGGTTGCCATCGCCAGCTTCTTCCCCTTTCTCGCCATCATGGGGCTCAGCATGTACGGCATCGGCGTGGGGCTCGGTCGACGCGCAACGGGCCTCATCTGCGCCCTGGCCACCCTCTGCTCTCCCGTGGTGCTCGATCACGCCCGCACCTACTTCCTCGACCTCCCTTCCACTGCCATGCTCGCTCTCTCGCTGTGCGCACTTCTCTACAGCCGGGGCTTCAGCCGTCGCGGGTGGAGCCTGCTCTTCGGCGTCTCGATGGCGCTGGGAATGCTCTCGAAGTGGACCCATCCCGCCTTCGTGCTCCCCCTGTTGCTGTACACGTTGCACGGGGCGCTCACCCACATGTACGAGGAACGCTGGCCAGGCCTTCTCGTTGCGCTCATCATGGCGGGAACGGTGATGACCATGGGGCTCTACGTCCTCGAGTCTCCCGGGGTGTTCGACGGCAGTGATCTCACCCACGGGCCCTCGTTTCGGTGGACACCCTGGCTGCTGTGCGCAGGCCTGCTCATCATCGGGCTGGGCTCGCTCCGGCGTGCCGTGAGAACGCACCCGCACCTCGAGACCCTGGCAAACCTGCTTGAATCGTTCTGGCTGTCGGCCATGGCGGCCTGGCCCTGGTACTACTACAACGGCGAGCGCGTACGGGAGAAGATCGTCTACCAGGCACACGTCCAGGTTGACACCAGCCACGGCTGGATGACCTACCTGCAGGACACATCGATGATGGTTCACGGGGCACCCATGCTGCTCGTCGCGGGAATCGCGGTGGGGCTCTCCCTCCCGCGGCTGCGGGCCTTCACGGCAATCTTCGCCGCCAGCGTGCTGATCGACATGGCGCTCACCGCGCGGCTGCCCGCGGACAGTCGCTACTTCATGCCGGCGGTGACCTGCGTGGTCCCGCTGGCCCTGGTCTGGACCGCGCATCTGCAGGAGCTGGTGAGCGCTCCGCTGTCGAAGCGCCTGGCGCGCGCATTCGGCGTGTCGGTGCTGTTGCTGGTGGCCATCACCTGCCTCTGGCAGGTCACCGCCTCGGAGTGGCGACATCGCGGATTCCGCGGGCTCGATGGCCCCAGCCGCGAGCAGGCGCGAAACGACCGTGTGTACCTGGGGGCGCTCCCCGTGCTTCCCGCCATGCCCGTGCCCGGAAGCTTCCCCTATGATGAGGTGCTCGACGCCGTCGGCGCCCTTGATCGATCACCGCAGCGATGGGTGGGTGTGCTCGAGAGCAGCGACGATGCGTCACGCTTCCAGCCACGCTCGTTCCTCTATCACGCCGCGATGCGACAGATGCCCCTGTTCGTCGTGGAGACGTCCGACGCGCTCGAGCACGGCGACAACGTCCACGACATAGAGCAGGTGAAGACGTTCCTCGTCATCCATCGCGACCTCGACAGCCGCAAACGTCTACTCGAGTCGGCCATGGCACATGGCTGGCTCCCCAGGGGCACGCGCGAGAGAGGGCGCTTCACGTTCTCACCGGACTACGTGGTCGAGATTCACGCGAGCGCACAATCACTGAAGGCAACATCGCCATGA
- a CDS encoding class I SAM-dependent methyltransferase, translating to MARALLVAFFAVMILTLSSGCSRADGPTATTSPPAAAKSTSARELQSDDVLNSYLDPTRNETQQPDEVVRRLGLKEGHVIADIGAGSGYFTWVFSKAVGSSGKVLAVDIDAHALEFMQNRMVKDPPAHTNIKFVESKFDDVCLPPASVDWAFLCEAHFIVEGDPSSAACLRTIRRALKPGGKVAVIEVKDDPLRGKVSMERLQSGFLTAGFAFDSKHDLYDREYFVVFR from the coding sequence TTGGCTCGCGCTCTCCTCGTCGCATTCTTCGCAGTGATGATCCTGACGCTCTCTTCAGGGTGCTCGCGCGCTGATGGCCCGACGGCGACGACCTCCCCGCCCGCTGCGGCGAAGTCGACGTCGGCGCGCGAGCTGCAGTCTGATGACGTGCTGAACAGCTACCTTGATCCAACGCGCAACGAGACCCAGCAGCCTGACGAGGTGGTTCGACGGTTGGGCTTGAAGGAGGGACACGTCATTGCCGACATCGGCGCGGGATCCGGATACTTCACGTGGGTCTTCTCAAAGGCGGTGGGGTCGTCTGGCAAGGTGCTCGCCGTGGACATCGATGCGCACGCCCTCGAGTTCATGCAAAATCGCATGGTCAAGGACCCACCGGCACACACGAACATCAAGTTCGTCGAATCGAAGTTCGACGATGTCTGCCTTCCGCCGGCAAGCGTTGATTGGGCTTTTCTCTGTGAGGCCCACTTCATCGTGGAAGGAGATCCCTCGTCGGCTGCCTGTCTGCGAACGATTCGCAGGGCCCTCAAGCCGGGCGGCAAGGTGGCGGTGATCGAGGTCAAGGACGATCCGCTTCGCGGCAAGGTCTCGATGGAGCGTCTCCAGTCAGGCTTTCTGACAGCGGGATTCGCTTTCGACAGCAAGCACGATCTCTACGATCGAGAGTACTTCGTCGTCTTTCGCTGA